In Oncorhynchus kisutch isolate 150728-3 linkage group LG11, Okis_V2, whole genome shotgun sequence, the genomic stretch CTTTCGCTCtgaaattttttaaataaatagttagctagctaattccTTTGGAGGAAAAATAAAAGTAACTAACTAGCTGGCAAGGTATTCATCCAAACCCAGGCTAGTTGTCGTGAAACCAAAATGGCTGCTAATATCAACCAGGAAATAGCAACTCAAACACTGAACAGAGAAGCCCTAGAAGCAAGATCAGCGATTCTCAGAAATCGTAGTTTGTTCCTAAAGGCTCGTCTTATATTGAGTATGTTCTGCCGTGCCGAATATGACTACACTACCCTAATGACAATGTAGCTAGGAAACTAGGCTGGTCGATGTTTCGTTTGCCCCTTGCGCTTGCTGTCAAAGCCTACGTCATTACTAGTGAAACGTGGCAAAATTTTGGCGTGAATCACTCTGGTCTGGGgaaatcaattacatgacccccCCCTCTGAATTGTTGAGTCATAGTTAGTGTGAGTGACATCATGTCAGCCTAGGATGGTCACCTGTCAGGACCTGCACAGGTATGAGTCAGTCAGCCCATAACATGCACAGTTTAAAGGCGTTAAAAATTTCACAAGTAGGCTAAAGATAGAAACTTCCTTTCCACAGATTGGGGGAAATAAGTATGCTACATACCATTATAACATTATTTTCATACCTGTGTGTAGGCCTACTTTAAAATATTATTTCAGACAGCACTATTAGACCCTTATAGTAAACATAAAATAGTTTATTATCAATTACTATCAATACAATTCAAGACATCACTGTTAACAATGACACACCCTTTATTTTACTGTACATGTGTCAAATTTTTCTGTGCCCTCCATTTCTGTGGAATTTGGAAGCTGAGTACTTGTTTCCACATAGTCCTTCCCCTGGATCCAGAATGTGTAGGGAAACTCCACTGAAGAGGCAGCCCCTACTTCACCCTAGATGATAGGTTTCAATCTAGTGTTAGGGAGTCGAGAAGACAGAAAGACCCAATCTGTTTTTTGTGCAACTTAATTTATTTATATAACAATGACTACTCTGTATCTCTATAATATAGTACTAAGAGTAGAAAAGATACCTTCACGTTCAGGGCGATGAGTCCAATCTCAAAGCACTTGTCCGGGGCAGTCCTCCTGATGATGTCATCCAGGACAGTGTAACAGGCCATGTTGGGTGATGAcccctgggggagagacagaaagtcAGTTGAGGTAAGGGTGGCCAAAAGTTCCAGGCAGGCTAATGCTATGTGAATAATAGCTGGCTAGTTAGATTTCATGGGACAGTGTGGCTGCTCAAACATCTCAACCACAGGGCACATCAAACCTACACCTGACTCAGTATAAGGTTGACAAAGTAAAATGATTTATGACTTGATAATCTCATAACACTACCTGTTTCATCAGTTGAACAGCGTGGAAGCTTGGGCAATGACACATTATTTTATCACCATCACCTGTGGCTGATAAGAGAAGTCTTTAgaaaatataataaaaaatatatttgagcaTTCAAAGAAAAGATCATCCAAATAGTTCACATACCAGCTGCAGCTCCCACCTGAAAAAGTGAGCAGGGTTATACAATGAGAGATGACAGTCATAGAAAAATGTGCCTGTTACACTTGGTGTGAACCTGCAATCTGACTGTTACTTCAGTTGGAATATTTTAAACCACTTTCAATTCAACATGTGTTTCCCTTGCTCTAGTGTTTTTTGATCATAAGGATAATTGATCATAAGGATGTTAAACTGTGGTGAATTTGCTATGAATGAGATTCCCTTTAAGCGTACTGAAACCGATACATTAACATAACAATAGTGTATTAAAACTTTACATAAACCTGCAATCTTTGTAGGATTAACAAACATGCAGTAAAATGGATTCATTGTGTAGTGTGTCACAACACAATTATCCAGAAAAGGCTACTAAAACACAGAGGGAAAGAAGTTCATCAGTGTGTGCAGTTCTTTGACTGAGTTGATTTTGGTAGCTGTAAACTTGCCATGTGTTCAGCGTATAGGCCACATCCAGGTAGGGGTGAGTCTCCCACCCTCCCTGGTGATTTGAAGGGGGCCCCTGAAGTAGAAACTCCTGAAAAACAGGACATGAGCTAAATCAGCTGAATCATATTACTACAACCTAACCTCATACTGTAGCTACGATGGAAGTATCTCTAGACTCTGAAAATAAATACTCAACTACTGGAGCTTGCAATATGTCTTTTACATAATAAATAAGAAAGAGCAAGAGAAAAAACAGAAGACACCAACTTCCTCACCAACAGTTATGTTCCCCATGTTGTCTAACGCTATAAGTCCTGTTGAGAAAGGGAAGAAGTTGTTAGATCTGATACTAAATATGTAACCTGCACTTTTAGACCTGCTTCCACAGATGTTTTGTACCAACTTGTCTTGCAGGAATGGTCagtaataataattttaaaaatatattaaaaaaagagAAAGTGGGGTTATTTAACCTAGATGAGAAACTTTGATATTGTAGATGGGGGGAATCGAGACTATTGTAAAGAGATTCCAGATTCAAAACAGTAGGTGCCAGGTTAGGGATCCATAAATAATGTAATATACAACTAAGACTAATGTGATTATTTGGATTAGGACTCCCCCTAGAGGACCAAACAATTTAATGCACAAGTCTCAGTCACATTTATCAGTCATTTTCAGTTGTTACAGTAGATGTTCTACTGTCACTCAATGCTCTACAATGAGCAGGAAGATCATGATaaatcaacatttaaaaaaataaagtttcAGTTCTCACCAAGTGTGTCATGTCCACTGACACTTTGCTTCTGTTCC encodes the following:
- the zgc:153169 gene encoding uncharacterized protein zgc:153169 isoform X1 — protein: MAAVGTWGFSQPSVERIRSLITAGGHATDAVEEAMADVEDDPKTGLHIVGRGGFPNSGGVLECDAAIMEGITGRFGAVAALRGVGAPVRVARRVMDRSPHSLLVGEGAVAFAREQGFTIEPNDNMLSAHSAKAYQEFLEQKQSVSGHDTLGLIALDNMGNITVGVSTSGAPFKSPGRVGDSPLPGCGLYAEHMVGAAAATGDGDKIMCHCPSFHAVQLMKQGSSPNMACYTVLDDIIRRTAPDKCFEIGLIALNVKGEVGAASSVEFPYTFWIQGKDYVETSTQLPNSTEMEGTEKFDTCTVK